A region from the Triticum aestivum cultivar Chinese Spring chromosome 3D, IWGSC CS RefSeq v2.1, whole genome shotgun sequence genome encodes:
- the LOC123073860 gene encoding UDP-glycosyltransferase 83A1, whose protein sequence is MELSQRLVEQGIKVTFVNTQHNHDLILASLHLSKSQHGSSLGGVHMVSLPDGLADGEDRKDLALLTQSFSDAMPGELEKLIGRVYQSESESGAYRLTWIIADASMAWAFPVAKRLGLRAAAFNPLSVAMFATRIRIPELVRDGVVDEKGLPKRRGTFRLAPGMPPMRATELSWNCAGDPSGQPAILDFILRNNAATPLAEAVVTNSVQDLEPGAMALFPEVLTVGPLLSDSLDKPVASFWAEDATCAAWLDAQPAGSVVYVAFGSFAIFDRAQLVELAEALALTSRPFLWVVRPDSASEEWVEDLRRRAGPRGRVVGWCPQQRVLEHASTACFLSHCGWNSTLEGLVNGLPFLCWPYFTDQFLDRGYICDVWRTGLQVAGEMTTGTLVGREVIRGKVEELLGDGEIKARALALRDVARGAVADGGSSRRNLARFVDLVRGSVT, encoded by the coding sequence ATGGAGCTGTCCCAGCGCCTCGTGGAGCAGGGCATCAAGGTCACCTTCGTCAACACGCAGCACAACCACGACCTCATCCTTGCCTCCCTCCACCTCTCCAAGTCCCAACATGGCAGCAGCCTCGGAGGGGTCCACATGGTGTCCCTACCAGACGGGCTCGCCGACGGCGAGGACCGCAAGGACCTCGCGCTGCTCACCCAGTCCTTCTCGGATGCCATGCCCGGCGAGCTGGAGAAGCTCATCGGGAGGGTCTACCAATCGGAATCCGAGTCCGGTGCGTACAGGCTGACGTGGATCATCGCCGACGCGAGCATGGCGTGGGCGTTTCCCGTGGCCAAGCGGCTCGGCCTCCGGGCCGCCGCCTTCAACCCGCTGTCGGTGGCCATGTTCGCCACGAGGATCCGCATCCCCGAGCTGGTAAGGGACGGGGTGGTGGACGAGAAAGGCCTGCCGAAGCGGCGCGGCACGTTCCGGCTGGCTCCGGGGATGCCGCCCATGCGCGCGACGGAGCTCTCGTGGAACTGCGCCGGCGACCCCAGTGGCCAGCCGGCCATACTGGACTTCATCCTCCGGAACAACGCGGCCACCCCACTAGCCGAGGCGGTCGTCACCAACTCCGTCCAAGACCTCGAGCCGGGAGCCATGGCGCTCTTCCCCGAAGTCCTCACCGTCGGCCCGCTCCTTTCTGACTCCTTGGACAAGCCGGTGGCGAGCTTCTGGGCCGAGGACGCCACCTGCGCGGCGTGGCTCGACGCGCAGCCCGCCGGCTCCGTCGTGTACGTGGCGTTCGGCAGCTTCGCCATCTTCGACCGGGCGCAGCTCGTGGAGCTGGCCGAGGCGCTGGCGCTGACCTCCCGGCCCTTCCTGTGGGTGGTGAGGCCGGACTCGGCGAGCGAGGAGTGGGTCGAGgacctccgccgccgcgccgggccgCGCGGCCGCGTCGTGGGCTGGTGCCCGCAGCAGCGGGTGCTGGAGCACGCATCGACGGCGTGCTTCCTGTCGCACTGCGGGTGGAACTCAACGCTGGAAGGGCTGGTGAATGGCCTGCCGTTCCTGTGCTGGCCCTACTTCACGGACCAGTTCCTCGACCGGGGCTACATCTGCGACGTGTGGCGGACGGGGCTGCAGGTGGCCGGCGAGATGACGACGGGGACGCTCGTGGGGAGAGAGGTGATACGGGGCAAGGTGGAGGAGCTGCTCGGCGACGGGGAGATCAAGGCCAGGGCGCTCGCGCTGAGGGACGTTGCTCGCGGCGCCGTCGCAGACGGCGGGTCGTCGCGCCGGAATCTCGCACGGTTCGTGGACCTCGTCCGAGGATCAGTGACCTAG